In Thermomonas paludicola, the following are encoded in one genomic region:
- a CDS encoding RidA family protein, producing the protein MSCSIHAAAAPGSVGHYPHARRVGDLLFLSGIGPRNPSDDSIPGNDYFADGRVRSYDIEAQARAVLANVRAVLEASGARWDDLVDVTVYLTDMARDFKAYNAVWAEHFPDAASAPCRTTVGITALPTPIAIELKCVAAFGSRP; encoded by the coding sequence ATGAGCTGCAGCATCCACGCGGCAGCGGCCCCCGGATCCGTGGGCCACTATCCGCATGCGCGCCGCGTCGGCGACCTGCTGTTCCTGTCCGGCATCGGCCCGCGCAATCCCTCCGACGATTCGATCCCCGGCAACGACTACTTCGCCGACGGGCGGGTGCGCAGCTACGACATCGAAGCGCAGGCGCGCGCGGTGCTGGCCAACGTGCGCGCGGTGCTGGAAGCCAGCGGCGCGCGCTGGGACGACCTGGTCGACGTCACCGTCTATCTCACCGACATGGCGCGCGACTTCAAGGCGTACAACGCGGTCTGGGCCGAGCACTTCCCCGACGCCGCCAGCGCGCCCTGCCGCACCACCGTGGGCATCACCGCGCTGCCCACGCCGATCGCCATCGAGCTGAAGTGCGTCGCCGCTTTCGGGAGCCGCCCATGA